From Columba livia isolate bColLiv1 breed racing homer chromosome 7, bColLiv1.pat.W.v2, whole genome shotgun sequence, one genomic window encodes:
- the LOC102094032 gene encoding interferon lambda-3, with amino-acid sequence MLCLSFTSLLVLVLGVSLGAAFPQGALKKSCSLSKYKFIMRHEMKAARKMTEHFENIKLQSDRKCNTRLFHRKWKIADLSVPDRVILVEAELNLTIAMLELPTVPSFDEARQRPLAFLTQVREDLRGCMAMEATSHQPSGRLRHWLQNLQTAKNTETTGCLEASAILNIFQVLEDLRCTARREQCT; translated from the exons ATGTTGTGCCTCAGCTTCACCTCACTGcttgtgctggtgctgggggtCAGCCTTGGGGCTGCCTTCCCCCAGGGCGCCCTGAAGAAGAGCTGCAGCTTGTCCAAGTACAAGTTCATCATGCGCCATGAGATGAAGGCTGCACGGAAGATGACGGAGCATTTT GAGAACATCAAGCTGCAGTCGGACCGCAAATGCAACACTCGGCTCTTCCATCGGAAATGGAAAATAGCGGATCTGTCG GTGCCTGACAGAGTGATCCTGGTGGAAGCTGAGCTGAACCTCACCATTGCCATGCTGGAGCTCCCCACCGTCCCCAGTTTTGATGAGGCACGCCAGCGGCCCCTGGCCTTCCTCACCCAAGTCCGGGAGGATCTGCGAGGCTGC ATGGCCATGGAGGCCACTTCACATCAGCCCTCGGGGAGACTGAGGCACTGGCTGCAGAATCTGCAGACAGCCAAGAATACA GAGACCACGGGCTGCCTGGAGGCCTCTGCCATCCTCAACATCTTCCAAGTGCTGGAGGACCTGCGGTGCACAGCCCGCCGGGAGCAATGCACTTAG